CAGGAAAATTCAATAAAGAAAAATACGAAGAAGATAAAAAGACGCTGATTGCCAAAATGCAGGATAAAGGTTATCGTGATGCAGTAATCCTGAAAGACAGTGTTTATCAGTACAGCGATAAAGCCGTTGGGATTAAGATCGATTTATTCGAAGGGCCTAAATATTATTTCGGAAATATCAGCTGGGCCGGTAATGCCAAATATGCCGGAAAAGATCTGGAGCGTATCCTTGGTATTGAAAAAGGAGAAGTATTCAGTGAAGAGAAGCTGGAGAAAAAATTAAGAGGCAGCCCTAATAGCGATGATGTTTCCAGTTTATACCTGAACGATGGTTATTTAACTTTTAACGTAGACCCGGTTCAGACAAAGATCTATGGTGATACAGTTGATGTGGAAGTGCGCATCTATGAAGGACCACAGTATACCAATAACAGAATAACGGTTAAAGGAAATACCATTACCAACGACAGAGTTGTATTGCGTGATGTACGTACCAAACCAGGAGATAAATTCTCTAAAGACTTATTGATCCGTACCGTTCGTGAGATCGGTCAGATGGGTAACTTCGACGAGTCTAAAACAGTGCCTACACCTAAGCCAAATCCGGCAGATGGAACTGTAGATATTGAATATGCAGTAGAAGAAAAACCTTCTGATCAGATTGAGCTATCAGGTGGTTTTGGTGGTGGTAACATCATCGGTACTTTAGGATTGACTTTTAATAACTTCTCTTTGAAGAACCTGTTTAATCTGGATGCTTACAAACCATTGCCAAAAGGTGACGGACAGAAGTTGAGTCTTCGTGGACAGACCAATGGTAAATACTACCAGTCTTATAGTTTCTCTTTCTCAGAGCCATGGTTAGGTGGTAAAAAACCAATCAGTTTTGGGGTAAGTGCTTTTACTTCCTTACAATCGAACGGATTAAAAGAGAATGATACCCGCGGGCAGCAACAAAGAATCCGCTTAAACGGGGTAACGGTAAGTCTGGGCAGAAGATTAAACTTCCCGGATAACTACTTCCAGTTGAGCCACGCTTTGAGTTTTCAGCAATATATTCTGAACAATTATTCTGGTTATAAATTCAATACCGGTACTTCTTACAACATCAGTTTAGCGCAGGAGTTGAGCAGGGATTCCAGGGATTCCCCGATCTTCCCTACAAGCGGTTCCTTCTTTAAATTTACAATTCAGGCAACCCCTCCATATTCCTTGTTGAATAAGCTGAACTATGCTACTGCTCCGGATAAAGAATTCTATAAGTTCACCGAGTATCACAAATGGAAGTTTGAGTCTCAGTGGTTCCATAAACTTGCAGGTAAGTTCGTCGTGAAAGCACAGGCACAGTTTGGTTTCCTTGGATCGTATAACAAGGCTGTTGGAGATCCGGCATTTGAGCGCTTCAAACTGGGTGGTGATGGTATGCAGGGATTCGATTTCCTTCAGGGTTCAGAGCTGATCGCTATGCGTGGTTACTCTAACAGTGCCGTAATTCCGAATGGTTCAAACGTAAGGATTGCACAACAGTCAGGAAGTCCGATCTTCACCAAATATATGTTGGAGTTAAGATACCCGGTAATTGCCAGTCAGTCGGCTACCGCATTCCTTGTTGCTTTTGCAGAAGGTGGAAATACCTGGAACAATTTCTCTGAATATAATCCTTTTAACGTAAGACGTTCGGCCGGTTTTGGTGCGAAGATATTTTTACCGATATTTGGATTATTGGGAATTGATTATGCGATTCCTTTTGATAAGATTCCTGGAGTTGATAATGGAGGAAAGCAAAACTTTACTTTCAGTATTGCACAGCAGTTAGGTGGATTTAACTAATAAAAACAGACGAATGAAAAAATATCTTTTAATATGCTTCTTAACTTTTACGTGCATGGGAGCCTTTGCTCAGAAATTCGCGTATGTTGACACAGAATATATCTTAAAGCACCTTCCTGAATATAAGTCCGCTTTAAGCCAGTTGAATGTTTTATCACAACAATGGCAGGGACAGGTAGATCAGAACTTTGTAGAGATCGATAAGATGTACAAAGCTTATCAGGCCGATCAGGTTTTGTTAACTGCGGATATGCGCAAAAGAAGAGAAAACGACATCATCGAAAAGGAGAAAGAAGCGAAAGATTTTCAACGTAAGATCTTCGGTCCGGATGGCGAACTTTTCCAGTCCCGGACTAAACTACTTAACCCTATTCAGGATAAAGTAACAAAGACCATCAGTGAAGTAGCGAAAGCTAAACTTTTTGATTTCATCTTTGATAAAAGCAGTGAATCGACTATGATGATTTATGCCAGCAGCAATTACGATGTTAGTAATGATGTCATCAGGTTATTGGGATTTAAGCCTGGGTCGATCTTAAAATAACACACACACATAAACAAGTAAAAACAATTATTAAGACAAATAGAAATGAGAAAGTCAATTAACGCATTTTTTGTAGCAGCGGGGTTATTGTTTACTGCCAACATTGCAAATGCACAACAAAAATTCGCACATTTAAATTCAGCATTGATCATTGAAGCAATGCCGGAAGTGAAAGCAGCGAGAACAACATTAGAAGCCTTTGGAAAAACGAAACAAGCTGACGTTGAGAAAATGATTTCTGAATATCAGGTTAAACTACAGGCAGCTGAAGCTAAGCAAAAAACAATGAGCGAAGCAAATAAAGAAACTGTTGGTAAAGAGTTACAAACTATGGGTGCTGAATTACAGGATCTTCAAAAACGTATTGAAGATGCAAGAGCTAAAGCACAACAGGAAATGGAAGCTAAAAATGCGGAATTGTTTAACCCTATTCAGGTAAAAGCTGATGCAGCAATTAAAGCTGTTTCTAAAGAAAAAGGTTTTGCTTATGTATTTGATACTGCAAACCAGGCTTTAGTTTATTGGGATGGTGGGGATGATATCACAGCAGCTGTTAAAGCTAAATTGGGTATCGCAGCAACTGCAGCTCCTAAGAAATAATTAAAATTAAAATATTTAAATTGCGGGATTGAGTGATAAAACTCAATCCCGTTTTTTTTATAATGAATATTGGACAATCTATTGGCGTTTTTGATTCTGGTTATGGTGGTTTAACGGTGTTTAAATCGATTGTTGAAAAGTTACCTCAATACAACTATATCTATCTGGGCGATAACGCCCGTGCCCCCTATGGAGATCATTCTTACGAAACCATTTATCAATATACACTGGAATGTGTGGAATGGCTTTTTGCTCAGGGTTGCCCCCTAGTGATCCTGGCCTGTAATACGGCTTCGGCAAAAGCCCTTCGCAGCATCCAGCAAAAAGTACTTCCCTTGAAGTATCCGAATCACCGGGTGTTGGGGGTCATAAGACCCACAGCAGAAATAGTAGGGGATTTCAGTACACATAAAACGATAGGAGTGATGGGGACCAGAGGAACGGTGAACTCTTTGTCGTACCCGATGGAAATTGCTAAGTTTTTTCCCGAAGTAAAAGTACTGCAACAAAGCTGCCCGATGTGGGTCCCATTGATTGAAAATAATGAACACCTGAATCCCGGTGCAGATTATTTTGTGAAGAAGTACCTTGAGGAATTATTGGCTCAGGATGCAGACATTGATTGTATCCTGCTGGCTTGTACCCATTATCCTTTAATGATTCCAAAGCTTCAGGCTTTACTTCCCGAAGGCATCCGATTGCTGGGGCAAACCGATATTGTTGCCGATAGCCTTGATGCCTATTTAAAAAAGCATCCTGAGATTGCGGTTAAAATAGCGAAAGACGGAATGCGGCATTTCTATACTTCCGGAGATACGGAGGTCTTTGATAAACATGCTTCCATTTTCTTCGGGGCGGAAATCAGTTCTGAACAGATGCACCTTCAAATCTAATCCTGCCAGCTCCGATCCGGGGCTGTTTTTTTTATCTGAATATTTTCTTGTCTGTTCGTCGAAAAGTAATGGCAGTTGGTCGACTGTTACTGCGGCATGGTCTAATGCGCCAAAAAACGCTGAAACGTTTCCTGTGTGATGGCGTCTTATCTACAAAACAACAATTAAATAAATAAAAAACTTAAAACTAAAAGATATGAAAACTTCGATCAAAACCTTATTCGCTTCAGCTTTAACTGCTATCGTTTTAACTTCTTCAGCCTTCACTACTTTCGCTAAAGATACTACACCTGTAAGCGCATCAGCTGCTGTAAAATTCAATAAAGTAGTTGTTACCGGAAATGCTAAAGTGGTATTGGTACAGGGCAATTCAGAAAGCGTTACCACCAATGATGAGCTTAGCGCCAACACTACCGTTCAGCAAAAAGGATATACTTTGTACATCAACTCTACAGAGAGCAGCCCGGCAACCATCTATGTAAATGTAAAAGATCTGCAAAGAATTGATGCCTCCAATACTGCTCAGGTAAAAACCCGTGGTAACTTCGACTTAGCCGTTCTTCAGATCTTTTTAAAAGATGGGGCCAAAGCAAATGTAAATGCAAAAGTAGGCAGCCTTTATACTGACATGAAAGATCAGTCTGACCTGAAACTGAGCGGTTCATCAGCAGAACACAGCCTGGTAAGAAATGATGTTTCAAAATTAAACCTGAATGATTTTGTAATTGCTAAACTATAAAAGACCGGAACTCCCGATAAGAAAGAACTGAAAATCATTTCTGCAAGAAACCGCTCCTCCGAATGTGCGGTTTTTTTGTGCGATAAACTGTCGCTTTTTATGCTGCTAAACGGTTTAAATGATGTTTGAACATCTGATTATAATCTTAATGAAAGATTGTATTTCTTTCTAGGTTCTAATTATTATTAACGGTAAATTTGCGGCTCAAATCACACACCAATGAGCGACTCGATCAAGCATGAATGCGGAATAGCCTTTATCCGCCTTTTAAAACCTCTCTCATACTACCAGGAAAAATACGGTACAGCACTCTGGGGACTGAATAAGCTTTATCTTTTGATGGAAAAGCAACACAACCGCGGACAGGATGGAGCCGGTATTGCCACCATTAAACTTGATGTTAAACCAGGACACCGCTATATCAGCAGGTACCGGTCTATGGCACAAAATGCGGTGGCAGACATTTTTGGATATGTACAAAATAAATTTGTAGACATCCAGAATGAAACCCCTGAGTTGATGCAGGATGCGGAATGGTTAAAATCCAATGTCAGTTTTATCGGGGAAGTTCTGTTAGGTCATCTTCGTTATGGTACCCATGGTCAGAACAGTATTGAAAACTGTCATCCTTTCTTACGTCAGAATAACTGGATGACCCGTAATCTTGTGATTGCAGGTAACTTCAACATGACGAATGTAGAAGAGTTACTGGAGCAATTGTATGAGTTGGGACAACATCCAAAAGAAAAAGCGGATACCGTTACTGTCCTTGAAAAAATTGGTCATTTCCTTGACGATGAGAATCAGGAGCTTTTTGATGCTTATAAGAAAGAAGGATTGGATAACGTAGAAATTACCCATAAAATCTCTGAAGGTTTAGATATTGCTAAAATCCTGCGTCGTTCTGCTAAAAACTGGGATGGTGGATATGCGATCTCCGGAATTGTTGGTAATGGGGATGCTTTTGTGCTTCGTGACCCTTCAGGAATACGTCCGGCATTTTATTATGCTGATGATGAAATCGTAGTTGCTGCTTCAGAAAGACCAGCAATTCAGACGGCCTTCAACATTCCATTCAAAGATGTTAAAGAAATCGAACCGGGACATGCTTTAATCGTTAAGAAAAGTGGTAAAGTTACTCAGGAAGTGTTCAGAGATCCTCAGGAAAAAAGAGCCTGCTCATTTGAACGTATTTATTTCTCCAGAGGGAGTGATGCGGATATTTATAAAGAAAGAAAACAATTAGGTGCGCTATTGTGTGATCAGATTTTGAAAGCAGTAAGTGCAGACCTTAAAAATACAGTATTCTCTTTTATCCCGAATACTGCTGAAGTGTCTTTCTACGGAATGGTGGAAGGATTACACAGCTATATCAGAGGCGTACAAAAGGATACATTACTGAACCGTAAAGAAGAACTGAACGATCAGGAACTGGATGAGCTGCTTTCAATGAACCCACGGGTGGAGAAGCTGGCGATTAAGGATGTGAAATTAAGAACATTCATTACCCAGGACGCGGACAGACAGGATATGGTGGCGCATGTTTATGATACGACTTACGGCATCATTAAAAATGATACCGATACTTTAGTTGCGATAGATGATTCAATTGTAAGGGGAACAACGCTGAAACAAAGCATCATCAAAATCATTGACAGATTACATCCTAAGAAGATCATTATTGTTTCTTCTGCACCTCAGATCCGTTACCCGGATTGCTACGGTATAGATATGTCTAAAATGGGGCAGTTTGTAGCTTTTGAAGCGGCGATCCAATTGTTAAAGGAACGTGGTATGGAACACATCATCGAAGAAGTTTACCAGAAATGTAAAGCTTCCCTGTTGTTGCCTAAAGAGGAGATCGTAAATCATGTGAAAGACATTTACAGACCTTTCACACAAGAAGAGATCTCTGCTCAGATTACGAAGATTATTACCCCTGCAAACATCAATGCTGAGGTTGAGGTGATTTATCAAACTTTAGATAATTTACATGTGGCTTGTCCTAACCATACCGGCGACTGGTATTTCTCTGGAAATTATCCAACTCCAGGTGGAAACAAAGTAGTGATCAAAGCTTTTGTGAACTGGAAAGAAGGAAACAACCAGAGAGCTTACTAAAATAAGCTGGTTATAAAATATAATCCCCGCTATAGTTAAAGCTATAGCGGGGATTTTTTGTATGGGCATTGATGATTACTTGTAATACTTCAACAGCACTTCCACAAACAATCTGATTGCAAAGATAATGATGACTGCACCGGCAATCCTGTTCAGGTTCTGAATGGTTTTCTCTTTGATTCTATACCTGAGCTTGGCCGCATAATAGGTTTTTATTCCGTCTACTGAAAGCTGTGTTGCCATTGCAATAATAAAGAAAACGATCTTTTCGGCCATGGTATAATGCAATTGTACCGATATAATCCCTCCAACCATAATCCAGAACATCAGAGTGGTGGGGGACAGCAGGCACATTAAAAATCCTTTCAGAATATAGCCCCGCTTCTTCACTTTGGCGATTTCAGAAATGTCATAACTTACTTTTACTTTATTGAATAAATAGTATAGACCGATACCAAAAAGAAAAAGGCCTCCAACGATGCCTATGTATTGAAAATACTCCGCGTTATAGTCTACAAACTGTGCGCTGAAGATGGTAAGTGTAATAAATATAATGTCACTAAAAATCACCCCCACAGCAAGCGAAAACCCTGCTTTAAAACCTTTCTCAATGCTGGTTTTTATCATGGAAAAGAAAACAGGACCTGTTAAAAAGGAAAACAAAATACCTGCACCTATCCCTTGTAATATTGCTTCAAACATTCACCTAAACATATAAAATTACGCTAATATGCAATTTTATGAATAAAACTGACCCTATTATAATTAGTTTATTTTACAGGTTACCTCAATTCCACGAACAAAATTAATCTGGTTTGTAGCTGATTCTCAAATTTGTGTCTCTTATTACGATGCCAATCTAAAAATGACGGAAGATCATTGTGTAAAGTATACACTTTACAAAACAGTTTTTTTTATTTATGTTTAACCCCAAGTAAACCTAATATATATAATGACTGCAGAAAATTCACAAACCAAATGGGCTCAATTCATCCCATTAGTTACCGTATTCTTTTTTTGGGGCTTTGTTGCGGCGAGCAACGATATCCTGATTCCGGTATTCCAGAAAGCTTTTAACCTAACACAAAGCCAAAGCCAATGGGTATCCTTAGCGTTCTATATTGCTTATACGGTAGGTTCATTAATCTATATGGGGGTTTCTATTTTAATCAAAAAAGACCTTGTCAATAAAATCGGATATAAAAACGGCCTTGCATTGGGCCTATGTATTTCGGCCGTTGGAACTTTATTGTTTTATCCGGCGGCAAATTACGGTTCGTTTCCATTAATGTTGTCGGGTTTGTTTATCGTGGCCCTGGGATTTTCCCTACAGCAGACGGTAGCAAACCCACTGGCCATTGCATTAGGGCCTATTGCAACGGGTTCTCAACGATTAACCCTTGCTGGAGGAATCAATAACTTTGGAACAACCATCGGTCCGCTGATCGTTAGTTTTGCTATTTTCGGATCAGCAGGCGGTAGTGACATCAGTATTGAAAGCGTTAAAATACCTTACCTGATTCTGGGGGTTGCCTTTCTGGCAGTGGCTATCTTTTTAAAGTTGTCTCCACTTCCGGACAGACCAGCTTTAGTAGAAGAATCTAAAGATGAGGAGGGGGCTTCCAGAAGTTCTGCGCTTAAATACCCTCAGTTGGTTTTGGGAATGATTGCCATCTTCGTTTACGTAGGTGTTGAAGTTTCTACAGCCAGTAACCTGCCTGCTTATATGGAAAAAGAGCTGGGTTTTGCAATTAAAGATGTAGCGCCATTTATTTCCCTGTATTGGGCTAGTATGATGATTGGACGATGGACAGGTGCGGTTGAGGCTTTCACTGATCATGTTAAAACTCAGAAAATCCTGAGATTTGTGGCTCCTTATCTTGCTTTTGGTATTTTCCTTGCCGTTAATGCGATTGCAAAACATGATTTGGCCCCTTTCTATGTATATGGTTTGATTATCCTGGTTTTAATTGTTGCAGATACCTTAAGTAAAGGAAATCCAGCGCGCATGTTGCTGATCTTTTCTACCATTGGTATTGCTGCTTTATTGATTGGTATGTTTACCACAGGTATGGTCAGCGTTTATGCAATTACAAGTGTAGGACTATTCTGTAGCACGTTATGGCCTTGTATCTTTACCCTGGCCGTGAGTGGACTGGGCAAAAATACCAGCCAGGGGAGCAGTTTCTTAATCATGATGATTATGGGCGGTGGTATCATGAGCTGGGTTCAGGGTTATGTGTCAGAATTTATCGGTATTCAATTCAGCTATATTGTAGGAATCCTTTGCTTTGCTTACCTGGTATTTTATGCCTTGAAAGTGAGTGGAATTCTTAAAGCTCAGGGTATCTCTTTTGACAAAAAGATTTCCGGAGGTCATTAAACCTATTTAAAAACAGAAAGAGCTTCTCATTTTTTAATGGGAAGCTTTTTAATTTATACCCGTCATGAGTAAAAAGAGTTTCGATCATATTTATATGCACCTGGCCGCTGATCTGGCTGCACGTTCACATTGTGTAAGGGCACAGGTCGGTGCGGTTTTGACAAAAGATACCAGAATTATTTCCATCGGTTATAACGGGCCGCCCCCCGGAACACACAATTGTGATGAAGAATGGCCGGAAAAGGGCTGCGACAGGGATTCAAGAGGAAGTTGTTCCCTTGCGTTACATGCAGAGGAGAACGCGATTCTGTATGCTTCTAAAAATGGTTCAAAGATAGAGGGCTCGACCTTGTATACGACCTTATCCCCATGTATTGCCTGTGCCAGGTTAATCTTATCCTCAGGAATAAAGAAAGTTCTTTATATGGATTCCTATGCAGAATATAAAGGATTACCGAGTGATGAAGGGGTTGATTTTCTGCGTAGGTTCGGTGTAGAAGTGAATAAGTATCAAATCGAGGTTAATTGATAATCTGTCTTGTAGCAGCAGGTAAGTTTTCTTAACTTTGGCCATGCTAGAAAAAATCATTATTCTCGATTTTGGTTCCCAATACACACAGCTAATTGCCCGCAGGGTACGCGAACTAAATGTGTATTGCGAAATTCATCCATTCAACAACATTCCTGAGATCTTATCTGATGTTAAAGGTATCATCTTTTCAGGTAGTCCTTATTCTGTTCGTCAGGAAGATGCTCCTCAGATAGACCTAACCAAGTTCCACCTTAAGTTCCCTGTTTTGGGTGTTTGTTATGGTGCGCAATATATGGCTCAACAAATAGGAGGTGAAGTTCAGGCCTCTTCAACACGTGAATACGGCAGAGCTAACCTGAATTTCGTGGCTAGCGGAAATAAATTATTTAAAAATATTAACCTGGATTCTCAGGTATGGATGTCGCACGGAGATACCATTACCAGAATCCCGGAAAACTTTGAACTGATTGCAAGTACAGACAGCGTTAAAGTTGCGGCTTATCAGATTAAAGATACAGAAACCTATGCCATCCAATTCCATCCTGAGGTAACGCACAGTACGGATGGAAAACAGCTTTTAGAAAACTTCCTGGTAGACATTTGCGGATGTAAGCAGGAGTGGACTTCCGAAGCTTTTGTGGAAACGACAATTGCTGATTTGCAGGCGAAACTGGGTGACGATAAAGTCGTTCTTGCCCTTTCAGGAGGAGTAGACTCCAGTGTAGCTGCAATTCTTTTACATAAAGCCATCGGCAAAAACCTTCATTGCATTTTCGTAGACAATGGTTTACTTCGTAAAGATGAATATGAAGGTGTATTGGAACAGTATAAGCACCTTGGTTTAAACATCAAAGGCGTTGACGCTAAAGATCGCTTCTTAAGTCAGCTTGCAGGAGTTACTGATCCTGAGTTGAAACGTAAAGCTATCGGTCGTGTATTTATTGAGGTTTTTGACGATGAAGCACATCAGGTACAGGACGTAAAATGGCTTGCACAGGGAACGATTTATCCGGATGTGATCGAATCTGTTTCTGTAAACGGACCATCAGCAACCATTAAATCTCACCATAACGTAGGTGGATTGCCTGACTTTATGAAGTTACAGGTGGTAGAACCATTGAATACTTTGTTCAAAGATGAAGTAAGAAGAGTAGGTACCTCATTAGGATTGGAGCATTTCATTATTGGCCGTCACCCTTTCCCGGGACCAGGTTTAGCGATCAGGATCCTTGGTGAAGTCACTCCTGAGAAAGTTGCGATTTTACAGGAAGCAGACGCCATTTATATCAATAATTTAAAAGAAGCAGGACTATACGATAAAGTATGGCAGGCAGGTGCAATCTTCCTTCCGGTACAATCTGTAGGGGTAATGGGAGATGAGCGTACATATGAGAATGCCATTTGCCTTCGTGCAGTAGAATCAATAGATGGAATGACTGCAGATTGGTGTCATTTACCTTATCAAGTACTCGCCAAAATTTCTAATGAAATTATTAACAAAGTAAAAGGAATAAACCGCGTTGTATATGATATCAGCTCAAAACCCCCAGCTACAATTGAGTGGGAATAAATATTGGCTGATCCTTTGTATTGGCTTGTTGTTTTCGGCATGTTCGCCGAAAACACGGCCCAATACAAATAAAAAACCTGATAACCCGCCAAAAGAAAAGGAAGTCGAGAAACCGGTGGCCCGCTTTAGCGAAGCTAACATTTCTTTGTTGATCCCTTTTCGTCTGAATGAAATCAGGTTGAAGACCGCAACCAAAGCCGAAGTGGAGAGATCTGCTATGGCTATTGATTTTTATCAGGGATTTAAGCTAGGCATAGATTCAGCTGCCTCTTTAGGGCTTAATTTCAAAGTGAATGTTTTCGATACCCGGGACAATAACTCGCAGCTTGAAGGGCTGATCAATAACGGAGGCCTGATGTCCAGCAACCTGATTGTGGGGCCGGTGTTTCCTCAGGGAGTAAAGTATATCACCGCTTACTCGAAAGCAAAAAATATTCCGGTAGTATCGCCTTTGGCCGCTTCTCATCCTGAAGAGTTTTCCAATCCGAATCTGATCTCTATCGTCAATAATATTGACCTTCATATAGAAAAAATCGGAAGCTATATCTCCAAAAATTACAACACCGAACATACGGTAGTGGTGATGATTAATCCAAAGACAAGCAGTGATGAAATCATGGCAGCCCCTTTGCGTCGGTATTTTAGCTCCGGCAAAAAGGTGTTTTTAGTGCAGGAGTATCCTTCGGTATTCAGTTTCGAAACAAAGATGGCAAAGGACAAGGAATACGTAGTCGTTGTAACTTCTTCCGACCGGAAGTTTGTGGTTCCGACACTGGATCGTCTGGTGAAAATTAAAAATAAAGGTTTTAAAGTCAATTTATTTGGTCATCCGGACTGGGTAAAACAAAACTATAATATCGATCGGCTTCAGGCTTTAAATACCAGCATTACCTCTTCTTATAAAGTGGATTACCACAATGCTCAAACCATCACTTTTATCAGGAAATACAGGGCCAAATTCAATTTTGAACCTGGAGAATATTCTTTTAAAGGTTTTGATATCGGGTTCTATTTTGGTAAATTGTTTGCAGAACATGGAGCTGACTATTTAAAATACCTGACCAAAGAGAAATATAAAGGGTTACACAATTCCTTCACGTTCTATCATGATGAGAAACTGGGATACATCAATACCAGTTTAATGCTTTTACGCTATAAGAATTTTGCTTTAAACGTTGTGGAATGAGAATAGAACACCAAATCAGGGCATTTGAACAAATCTTCAAAAACTATGATGGCTTATTGCCTTTACACCGGTTTTTGTTTATCTATTTTAAGCAGAATAAAAAAATGGGCTCTTCAGACAGAAGGTGGTCCAGTCGCTATATTTATAGCTTTTTTAGACTGGGGAAAGCCCTGATTAAAGAAGAACAGGTTGTTCGCCTTGCGGTGGCCGACTTTTTATGTAATACCACACCGAGCCTGGTTGTGGAGACCCATCTGCCTGCTTTGCTGACGCAGATGGAATTACCGGTAAAGGCCAAACTGGATTTGGTGAAAGCGGCCTTTGCTGAGTTCAGATTAGCAGATGTATTTTCTTTTCACCAAAATCTCTCTGCTGAGGTAGAGAAGGAAGATTTTTTTGAATCTTTCTTTACACAGCCAGACCTGTTTTTAAGAATTACTACCGGTCATCTGAAACATTTACTGGAAGCCTTGAAAGCACATGAAGTACCTGTTCAGGAACTGACTGAGACCACACTGGCCCTGCCAAACGGGACAAAACTGGAGCAGGTATTCCCCAATCAAAAGTTCTATCAGGTACAGGATCTTTCTTCTCAAAAGACAGGAATGTTTTTTGAGCCAAGGGCCTGGGATTACTGGTGGGACTGTTGTGCAGCTTCCGGAGGCAAATCGCTGCTTCTGCACGATCTTGAGCCTACTGTTCAGCTCTTGGTGAGTGATGTCAGAGAAAATAGCTTAAACAACCTGGATGATCGTTTTCACGAAGCCGGAATAAAGAAATATCAAAAGAAAGTACTGGATCTGTTGCAAAACAACGATCAGGACCTTCACCACTATGAGTTTGACGGTATTATCCTGGATGCACCCTGCTCGGGTTCAGGAACCTGGGGGCGTACACCCGAAATGCTGTATTTCTTCGATGAACATAAAATCAGCAATTATACCCGGTTACAAAAGGCCATTGCAGGTAATGTAGTACAATACCTGAAGCCCGAAAAACCACTGATTTATATTACTTGTTCCGTATTTAAACAGGAGAATGAGGAAATCGTCAGCTATCTGACAGAAACATTCTCTTTAAAGCTGGAAAAAATGGAAATGATCAGGGGCTATAAAGATAAAGCCGATACCATGTTTGTTGCCCGTTTGATTAAGGTTTAGTGCTTTTGCGTACTAAACCAATGCCTTAGCTTATCCTTTGCGTGCCTGAGGGCTTCAAAGAAAATGGCTAAAGCGCCAATAATGAGGGTAAATTGCTCGAAGCTGTTCATCATCTTCTGATATTGGTTTCTTACTATAAGACGAAGCGGGGGCCTAAATGTTACAGTCCTGTATTGTTGCGGAACAATTTA
This region of Pedobacter steynii genomic DNA includes:
- a CDS encoding class II glutamine amidotransferase; this encodes MSDSIKHECGIAFIRLLKPLSYYQEKYGTALWGLNKLYLLMEKQHNRGQDGAGIATIKLDVKPGHRYISRYRSMAQNAVADIFGYVQNKFVDIQNETPELMQDAEWLKSNVSFIGEVLLGHLRYGTHGQNSIENCHPFLRQNNWMTRNLVIAGNFNMTNVEELLEQLYELGQHPKEKADTVTVLEKIGHFLDDENQELFDAYKKEGLDNVEITHKISEGLDIAKILRRSAKNWDGGYAISGIVGNGDAFVLRDPSGIRPAFYYADDEIVVAASERPAIQTAFNIPFKDVKEIEPGHALIVKKSGKVTQEVFRDPQEKRACSFERIYFSRGSDADIYKERKQLGALLCDQILKAVSADLKNTVFSFIPNTAEVSFYGMVEGLHSYIRGVQKDTLLNRKEELNDQELDELLSMNPRVEKLAIKDVKLRTFITQDADRQDMVAHVYDTTYGIIKNDTDTLVAIDDSIVRGTTLKQSIIKIIDRLHPKKIIIVSSAPQIRYPDCYGIDMSKMGQFVAFEAAIQLLKERGMEHIIEEVYQKCKASLLLPKEEIVNHVKDIYRPFTQEEISAQITKIITPANINAEVEVIYQTLDNLHVACPNHTGDWYFSGNYPTPGGNKVVIKAFVNWKEGNNQRAY
- a CDS encoding LysE family translocator, translating into MFEAILQGIGAGILFSFLTGPVFFSMIKTSIEKGFKAGFSLAVGVIFSDIIFITLTIFSAQFVDYNAEYFQYIGIVGGLFLFGIGLYYLFNKVKVSYDISEIAKVKKRGYILKGFLMCLLSPTTLMFWIMVGGIISVQLHYTMAEKIVFFIIAMATQLSVDGIKTYYAAKLRYRIKEKTIQNLNRIAGAVIIIFAIRLFVEVLLKYYK
- a CDS encoding MFS transporter → MTAENSQTKWAQFIPLVTVFFFWGFVAASNDILIPVFQKAFNLTQSQSQWVSLAFYIAYTVGSLIYMGVSILIKKDLVNKIGYKNGLALGLCISAVGTLLFYPAANYGSFPLMLSGLFIVALGFSLQQTVANPLAIALGPIATGSQRLTLAGGINNFGTTIGPLIVSFAIFGSAGGSDISIESVKIPYLILGVAFLAVAIFLKLSPLPDRPALVEESKDEEGASRSSALKYPQLVLGMIAIFVYVGVEVSTASNLPAYMEKELGFAIKDVAPFISLYWASMMIGRWTGAVEAFTDHVKTQKILRFVAPYLAFGIFLAVNAIAKHDLAPFYVYGLIILVLIVADTLSKGNPARMLLIFSTIGIAALLIGMFTTGMVSVYAITSVGLFCSTLWPCIFTLAVSGLGKNTSQGSSFLIMMIMGGGIMSWVQGYVSEFIGIQFSYIVGILCFAYLVFYALKVSGILKAQGISFDKKISGGH
- a CDS encoding deoxycytidylate deaminase, with product MSKKSFDHIYMHLAADLAARSHCVRAQVGAVLTKDTRIISIGYNGPPPGTHNCDEEWPEKGCDRDSRGSCSLALHAEENAILYASKNGSKIEGSTLYTTLSPCIACARLILSSGIKKVLYMDSYAEYKGLPSDEGVDFLRRFGVEVNKYQIEVN
- the guaA gene encoding glutamine-hydrolyzing GMP synthase — translated: MLEKIIILDFGSQYTQLIARRVRELNVYCEIHPFNNIPEILSDVKGIIFSGSPYSVRQEDAPQIDLTKFHLKFPVLGVCYGAQYMAQQIGGEVQASSTREYGRANLNFVASGNKLFKNINLDSQVWMSHGDTITRIPENFELIASTDSVKVAAYQIKDTETYAIQFHPEVTHSTDGKQLLENFLVDICGCKQEWTSEAFVETTIADLQAKLGDDKVVLALSGGVDSSVAAILLHKAIGKNLHCIFVDNGLLRKDEYEGVLEQYKHLGLNIKGVDAKDRFLSQLAGVTDPELKRKAIGRVFIEVFDDEAHQVQDVKWLAQGTIYPDVIESVSVNGPSATIKSHHNVGGLPDFMKLQVVEPLNTLFKDEVRRVGTSLGLEHFIIGRHPFPGPGLAIRILGEVTPEKVAILQEADAIYINNLKEAGLYDKVWQAGAIFLPVQSVGVMGDERTYENAICLRAVESIDGMTADWCHLPYQVLAKISNEIINKVKGINRVVYDISSKPPATIEWE